TTTTAACCTTACCGGTTTTAGCGTCCACGGTTTCGGTCAGTCCATATTGTCCACGGTGTGCTTCGTCTGCCATAACCACAATGTTGCGGCGTTCGGATAACGCTTCGTAAGACTCCTCGAACTTTTGCATAGTGGTAAAAATAATGCCGTTTGCCTGTCTGCCATCCAACCAGTCCTTTAATCCGACATCATTTTTACCCGAAGTTTCTGTCAGCTTTCTGCAAGTAGCGTGTACCGGCTCTTGCCTTAAAAAGTCTTTGCACTTTGCAAACTGACCATAAAGCTGGTCGTCAAGGTCGTTTCTGTCTGTAATAACAACAATCGTCGGGCTGTCTAACGCTTCTTGCAACAAATGAGCATAAAACACCATAGACAGCGACTTTCCGCTGCCTTGGGTATGCCAAAATACGCCGCCCTTACCGTCGGTAACGGTAGCGTGTTTTGTGGATTCAATCGCTTTTCTGACCGCAAAGTATTGATGATACCCTGCAAGTATCTTAAACGAATTGATACCCTCGTTAGAAAAGCAAATAAAGTTTTTGATTATATCAAGCAGTCTTTCTTTTTGGAACATACCCTCAAAGAAAGTATCAAACTGTGCATATTGCGTGTTTTCGTAGTCGCCGTCTTTTGTTTTCCACTCCATAAAGCGGTCTTCACCGGAGGTGATCGTACCCGCTTTGGAGGTCAACTGGTCGCTCATTACACAAATTGCGTTGTAAATGAACATTGACGGAATCTCAATCATATAGTTACGGAGCTGCCTGTACGCTTCGGAAGCGTCCGTTTCTTCACGAGACGGAGATTTCAGCTCAACCAACACAACCGGCAAGCCGTTCAAAAAGAGAATTACATCGGGGCGTTTATTGCTGTTCTCAATAAAAGTCCATTGGTTAGCAACGATAAAGGAGTTATTGTCGGGATTTTTATAGTCAACAAGATAGACGATAGAGGAACGCTCCTCACCGTCAACAAAATATCTAACCGGGATACCGTTTTGCAGATAGTCCATAAACACGGCGTTTTTCTGTACAAGTTCTCCGTTTTCAAAGTTCTTCAGCTTGAATAGTGCGTCGGAAATGGCGTCATCGGGTAACTCTCTGTTCAAACGGTACAGAGAGTCAAGCAGAACTTCCTCATATAACGGACTGTAAAAGTCTCTTTCAATATCGGGACCGTATGCGTACTCGTATCCCAAATCATTTCTGAACAGCTCGATTACTGAATTTTCATAATCGGCTTCGGTATATAATCCCGGCATTTTCATTTCTCCTTTTTTACAGCTCGGAGCTGCATATTCTTTCTTCGTTATACTTGATTAAATTATCGTAGTTTCCGGTTTTACAGTCAAACATCACAACCTTAGGAAGTTCAAAAATCCCTTGTGAAGTTCTGAGCAGTTTATATGGTGCATACCAAATCAAATAATCAATACCGCTATGTAAAAAGACATTTACGAAGTTTTCATCCCAAAAGAACAAGTGTGGTTTTCCTGCTATCATTTCGCCTTCGTGTACTTCATCCATATTCGGCTTATTGCTTTCACATTGAAGATACGCAGAGGACTCATCCATAACGAACAAAACGGTTTTGTAACCGTCGTGGTTGCTTTGGTAAAGCGGAAGCTTTTTTATATGTTCGGAAACTATTCGTTCAAAGTTTGACTTGTAGAACAAATAGTTATGGTCTTGCTCTGACGGCAAAAGTGTTTTGGCATTAACTATAAGTTCTGCATTAGGGTAGATTTCTTGTATGCTGCTTTCTTTAAGTTCTTTATAAAGCTTGCTTTCTCCGGCGTTTGTCGGATTTTGAATTTTTCCCTTTTCATCTACAAAAGCGTGGTCGTCAACTCGCATAACATCCATCATCAGCTCGTCTTTTGGCGAATAGTAATCAGGCGGCGGGTCAGACTTGCCGGAACTATTTATCCAGTTTTTCCATAAGGTTTCTGTATGAATTGAGAAATAAACAGCTTCAATCGTCTCAGACTGAGTTGCAAACATAACCTCATTGTCGTTGACTTCCTGAAATTGAGATATTATCTTATCTTCATTATCAAACCTATTCACTTCTAACCCTCCTATCCTTATAAACAATAATTTAGCGGCTTAGAGTTCGGTGTCGGAGACATCCAATTCGCCGGACATAAGTTTAGGTAATAGCGTGTCTCTGATTTCAGCTAATCTCTTTATTTCTCTTGTTTTTGAAAGAATCATAGAGAAAATAGGCTGTACTAATCCGTCAAATTTTTTCAAGACATCCTCGGTAGGCAAATATGTTGGATAGTTCTTTAGAATATCCGTTTTCAAATTTGTGAAAACACTACCATTACCAAGTGCAATTAGATTGTCTCGAATGTGTTTGAAATAAAGATACAGATATTCATTTGAAAACTTTGATGACGGAAAATAGAGCCAGCCGTCGTGTATGCAAGTATCTATATCAAGTATCTTAGGTAAACCGGGTGTGGCGCTATTTGATAAAACCAAACTGCCTGATTTAAGGTAAACAGTCTTTTTCAAACCAGCCTCAATGATGTATTCTTTAATTTCATTGATGAATGGAGAAGTAATACCAGTTGCATCAGATATTTTCAGCCAATGAAATCCACTATCTGACAAAAAGTTTTGGATAGGTCGAGGTGAACCACCACGTTTTATTTCAACAAAATCGCCAAGTACACCATTTATCCAAGTTTTAGGTACTTGCCTGTCAAATGGTTCAAAGTCTATAAACCACGATTTAAAAAGAGCCATTGCTTGTTGCTCTAAATTATTGTTTATGATTTCATTTTGTTCTATTTTTCCGTTAATCGACTCAACAATGCTTGCAATTTTCTTTTGCGTTTCTAAAGTGGGTAGTTGGACACTAATTTGTCGGAAATTTTTCAACGGTTGCGATAACGCAGGTACACCAACCTGATTTGCAAAAGACAATATCTTATGTTTCCCCTCGTATGTATGAAAATAAAACACCAAATAAGGTACATATACTTTTGTTGTATCAAAAGTCACACGAAACTGTCTTTGCGAGCATAAATATTCTTCATAGTTGGAGTCATCAGGAATATATGCTATTTGTCCGAGTGTACCACTTATTGTAACAACAATGTCCCCACGCTTTGTGATAGAACGATGCAAAGAACGTGCCTTTTCTTCCGTAACAAATTTTGTTATATTGTCAGTAACCTTAAAACTCTTCAAGTTAGCACCATCAATAATGGGAAAACCATCATTTACAAAACAAGAAACTTTCAAATTTGAACCAAATGGTCCCGCTGCTATGTCCGTAATAACATCTGAAAGTTGAATTAGTTTTCTTTCCATAGTTTGTATCCTCTCTATCCAATGTATTTTCGATGTGCAATCTTAACATTGCTCTGCTTTACCATTGCATACTGCAAGGTTGTATCTATCTTTCTATGCCCCAAGAGTTGTTGAAGCTGTTCAATGGGCATTCCTTTATCTATTGCCATAGTTGCAAGTGTACGCCTGAACTTATGCGGGTGTACCTTGTTAATTCCTAATTGCTTTCCAAATTCTCTAAGGCGAACCTCAACACCGCCGATTTTCAGTCTTTCGTGTGGCGATTTCAGCGATACAAACAGCGCCGGATTGTCGTCCGTCCTGCTCTCCAAATAGTTCTGCAAATGTATCTTTGTGCGAGCGTCAAAATAGACTACTCGCTCCTTACTGCCTTTACCGAACACGATACATTCTCTCTCGTTGAAATCAATATCATTTCGATTAAGCAGTACCATTTCGCCGACACGCATACCCGTTGAAGCAAGCATATCAATAATCGCTAAGTCTCGAAGCTCTGAGCAGTTATCCCTCATAAGCTCTAACGCTTCATCGGAGTATGTCTCCTTGATATTCGTGCCGGTTTTTACTCTGTGTATGCGTCTTATTGGGCTTTTCAGTATGTAATCCTCGTCCTCTAACCAAGAGAAGAAGCTGGATAGAATACGGCGGATATTGTCTATCGTTACCTTGCTTGATTTCTTCTTTTCCTGATATTCCGTCAGGTATCCTCTGATGTCGTCTGTAACTATGTGTTTGACATCTTTTTTGAGTTCACAGAGCATAGCTTCGATAGTTGCCTTGTAGTATTTAAGAGATTTCTCGGAGCAGCCCTCAATTCGCTTTGCCGATAGGAACAGTTCTACATAGTTCTGCTCCGAGTATTCCTCTTTGTTTTGATTTTCCGTTACCTCATACTTTGCAAGGGTATATTTCAACACCTCTTGCAATTTTTCGTTTTGTGCGTTGTTCAAGTAGGGTAACATTCCCTGAATAACATCTTTGATTAACTCTTGTTTCATAGTCAATTCTCCTTTTTATTCTTAGAGAACGACTATGGGGCGGAAGTCCCCCGATATTAACTTCCGCCACCCACGGAAGTTATGGGTATGTTATATGCTAAACAATAATTTAGAGCAGCAAGCTCAGGCAATCTATCAGCAAATGTTCATAGATAATGCTCGTTCTGATTGGGCAGAAGGCACTTTAAGTGATATTGCTGATATTACAATGGGTCAGTCGCCAAGTGGCAGTAGCTATAACGAGGACGGAACTGGCACAATTTTCTTTCAAGGTCGTGCGGAATTTGGATTTAGATTTCCGTCAGTTCGTCTATACACCACTGAACCTAAACGAATGGCACGGTCAAATGATACTTTGATGAGCGTTCGAGCACCGGTAGGCGACTTAAATGTCGCTCATATGGATTGCTGCATTGGTCGTGGACTTGCTGCCATTCATTCTAAATCCCACCATCAATCCTTTGTTCTTTACACGATGTTTTCGCTTAAAAAACAGTTAGATGTTTTCAATG
The window above is part of the Novisyntrophococcus fermenticellae genome. Proteins encoded here:
- a CDS encoding restriction endonuclease subunit S; translated protein: MERKLIQLSDVITDIAAGPFGSNLKVSCFVNDGFPIIDGANLKSFKVTDNITKFVTEEKARSLHRSITKRGDIVVTISGTLGQIAYIPDDSNYEEYLCSQRQFRVTFDTTKVYVPYLVFYFHTYEGKHKILSFANQVGVPALSQPLKNFRQISVQLPTLETQKKIASIVESINGKIEQNEIINNNLEQQAMALFKSWFIDFEPFDRQVPKTWINGVLGDFVEIKRGGSPRPIQNFLSDSGFHWLKISDATGITSPFINEIKEYIIEAGLKKTVYLKSGSLVLSNSATPGLPKILDIDTCIHDGWLYFPSSKFSNEYLYLYFKHIRDNLIALGNGSVFTNLKTDILKNYPTYLPTEDVLKKFDGLVQPIFSMILSKTREIKRLAEIRDTLLPKLMSGELDVSDTEL
- the xerA gene encoding site-specific tyrosine recombinase/integron integrase — translated: MKQELIKDVIQGMLPYLNNAQNEKLQEVLKYTLAKYEVTENQNKEEYSEQNYVELFLSAKRIEGCSEKSLKYYKATIEAMLCELKKDVKHIVTDDIRGYLTEYQEKKKSSKVTIDNIRRILSSFFSWLEDEDYILKSPIRRIHRVKTGTNIKETYSDEALELMRDNCSELRDLAIIDMLASTGMRVGEMVLLNRNDIDFNERECIVFGKGSKERVVYFDARTKIHLQNYLESRTDDNPALFVSLKSPHERLKIGGVEVRLREFGKQLGINKVHPHKFRRTLATMAIDKGMPIEQLQQLLGHRKIDTTLQYAMVKQSNVKIAHRKYIG
- a CDS encoding restriction endonuclease subunit S, with protein sequence MLNNNLEQQAQAIYQQMFIDNARSDWAEGTLSDIADITMGQSPSGSSYNEDGTGTIFFQGRAEFGFRFPSVRLYTTEPKRMARSNDTLMSVRAPVGDLNVAHMDCCIGRGLAAIHSKSHHQSFVLYTMFSLKKQLDVFNGEGTVFGSINRNSLNDMPILIPSDDILDEFERIVAPMDLTIRNNYDENCRLQDIRDTLLPRLMSSELDVSDIDI